The proteins below come from a single Dehalococcoidia bacterium genomic window:
- a CDS encoding histone deacetylase: protein MSVGLVYHPIYLEHDTGMHCETASRLVSIMSHLNNEGTMDKLVPLNAQAASIDQVARVHSPSYISDIESFVKRGGGYLDGDTVASPSSYEAALYAAGGLIAAVDAVMSGDVTYSFALVRPPGHHAVRSAAMGFCIFNNIAIAARDAIAKHKLERVMIVDFDVHHGNGTQDAFYSDSSVLYFSTHQYPFYPGSGDVDEIGSGDGEGYTVNVPMPGGCGDAEYVRAFEEVLAPVTKRFKPQLILVSAGYDAHWADSIAGMQVSAPGYTRMATMLKKLADELCDKRLVFALEGGYNLEALATSVDATINVLLDSPKAGDASGKPRRIWSPPDTDELFRRIKATHKL, encoded by the coding sequence ATGAGCGTTGGACTTGTCTACCATCCGATATATCTGGAGCACGATACCGGGATGCACTGTGAAACCGCATCCAGATTAGTATCGATAATGTCGCATCTAAATAATGAGGGAACGATGGATAAGCTGGTTCCCCTGAACGCGCAGGCCGCATCCATCGACCAGGTGGCGCGCGTACACTCGCCTTCGTACATCTCAGACATCGAATCTTTTGTGAAACGCGGCGGCGGCTACCTTGACGGCGATACCGTTGCCTCGCCTTCCTCCTATGAGGCTGCTTTGTACGCGGCGGGAGGCCTCATCGCCGCCGTAGATGCTGTGATGTCAGGCGACGTAACTTATTCGTTCGCCTTAGTACGCCCGCCGGGGCACCACGCCGTGCGCAGCGCCGCCATGGGCTTCTGCATCTTCAACAACATCGCCATAGCTGCCAGAGACGCCATCGCCAAACATAAGCTCGAACGAGTGATGATCGTCGACTTCGATGTGCACCACGGCAACGGAACGCAGGATGCGTTCTACAGCGACTCAAGCGTGCTCTACTTCTCCACGCACCAGTATCCTTTCTACCCCGGTAGCGGCGACGTCGACGAGATCGGCAGCGGCGATGGCGAGGGATACACGGTGAACGTACCCATGCCCGGCGGATGCGGCGACGCGGAATACGTCCGCGCCTTCGAGGAAGTTCTCGCCCCTGTGACCAAGCGATTCAAGCCGCAGCTTATACTCGTCTCCGCAGGCTATGACGCGCACTGGGCCGACAGCATAGCCGGTATGCAGGTCTCCGCGCCGGGATACACCAGAATGGCGACTATGCTTAAGAAACTGGCTGATGAGCTTTGTGACAAAAGATTAGTCTTTGCGCTTGAGGGCGGCTACAACCTTGAAGCCCTGGCGACATCGGTGGACGCGACGATAAACGTGCTGCTGGACTCTCCCAAGGCGGGCGACGCTTCGGGCAAGCCGCGCCGGATATGGTCGCCGCCGGATACGGATGAACTCTTCCGCAGGATAAAAGCGACGCACAAACTATAA
- a CDS encoding cation diffusion facilitator family transporter: MFGTKTSAAGLSVLSNTLLIVLKLTAGILSGSVSIIAEAIHSANDLIAALIAFFSIRMASKPADSQHPYGHGKIENISGTIEAILIFIAAGFIVYEAIDKIINKAEVEKLWLGIGIMAVSAVVNLFVSRHLLRVAHRDDSIALEADGRHLTVDVFTSAGVALGLLVVELTGLNILDPIIAIAVALLILKMAYDLTKKAFPPLIDSKLPEDEERLVALCVEEHIGPLGEAVGFHKLRTRKSGSERYVELHLVMASDGSIEQAHNLCDHLEGDIMSKLPNAHVTIHVEPCDHECDECTGTCPPPPPAP; this comes from the coding sequence TTGTTCGGTACAAAAACCAGCGCGGCGGGGCTGTCAGTTCTCTCTAATACTCTGCTGATCGTGCTTAAGCTCACTGCGGGCATCCTCAGCGGCAGCGTCAGCATAATAGCCGAGGCTATTCACAGCGCCAATGACCTCATAGCGGCCTTGATAGCGTTCTTCAGCATACGCATGGCCAGCAAACCTGCCGATAGTCAGCATCCCTACGGGCACGGCAAGATCGAGAATATCAGCGGAACGATAGAAGCGATACTTATTTTTATTGCCGCCGGCTTTATCGTTTATGAGGCAATCGACAAGATAATAAATAAAGCCGAGGTTGAGAAGCTATGGCTGGGCATCGGGATCATGGCTGTGTCGGCGGTCGTCAATCTCTTTGTGTCCAGACACCTTCTCCGTGTTGCCCATCGTGATGATTCCATAGCGCTGGAGGCTGACGGCCGGCACCTTACCGTTGATGTATTTACGTCTGCGGGTGTGGCGCTCGGGCTCCTGGTGGTTGAACTGACCGGGCTTAATATCCTCGATCCAATTATCGCTATAGCTGTCGCTTTGCTAATACTGAAGATGGCCTATGATCTAACCAAAAAGGCCTTTCCACCTCTTATCGATTCCAAGCTGCCTGAAGATGAAGAGCGTCTGGTCGCATTGTGCGTGGAAGAGCATATCGGGCCGCTGGGAGAGGCCGTCGGTTTCCATAAGCTGCGCACGCGCAAATCGGGCAGCGAGCGCTATGTGGAACTGCATCTGGTCATGGCCAGCGACGGCAGTATAGAGCAGGCTCACAATCTGTGCGATCACCTGGAGGGAGATATAATGTCCAAGCTGCCGAATGCCCATGTGACGATCCATGTCGAGCCCTGCGACCACGAGTGTGATGAGTGCACCGGGACGTGTCCGCCGCCCCCGCCGGCGCCCTGA
- the secF gene encoding protein translocase subunit SecF, which translates to MIDFMGKRKWFFIASGVLLLLCIVFILPVGPFGLTWGVEFTSGSSLTVVFENDDVTQADLLAEMAALGHSEAVIQKTEANEFIIRLNTLEESVQDPDTGKTVSELELIHTTLEDKFGELDIPSSYGISPSLSKSVARNATIAVIVASIAMIIYIAWAFRKLMHSVRYGFCAVLGLVHDVIVVLGIYAILGNAFPLEVNMMFIAGILTVIGYSINNTIVVFDRIRENFLKNPNAPIEETFNRAITETLSRNINTSFLVLLVCVALLALGGDTIRDFMVILTVGVIVGTYSSIAIATALLIEWEKGSLGRILGRLNPRRAFARS; encoded by the coding sequence GTGATAGATTTCATGGGCAAACGTAAATGGTTTTTTATAGCATCGGGGGTGTTGTTGCTCCTTTGCATAGTTTTCATCCTTCCCGTCGGTCCGTTCGGGCTCACATGGGGCGTAGAATTCACCAGCGGCTCTTCACTTACTGTGGTCTTTGAGAATGACGACGTAACGCAAGCTGATCTGCTAGCTGAGATGGCGGCTCTAGGACACAGCGAGGCGGTCATTCAGAAAACCGAGGCTAATGAGTTCATAATAAGGTTGAACACACTGGAGGAATCGGTACAGGATCCGGATACAGGAAAGACGGTCAGCGAGCTGGAGCTGATACACACAACACTGGAAGATAAGTTCGGTGAGCTTGATATCCCCAGCTCGTACGGCATATCCCCCAGCCTTTCAAAGTCTGTAGCAAGGAATGCCACTATCGCCGTCATCGTAGCATCCATCGCCATGATCATATATATCGCGTGGGCATTCAGAAAGCTGATGCACTCCGTCCGTTATGGCTTTTGCGCCGTGCTGGGGCTGGTGCATGATGTCATTGTGGTACTCGGTATATATGCTATTCTGGGCAATGCTTTTCCGCTTGAGGTGAACATGATGTTCATCGCGGGCATACTGACGGTGATAGGCTATAGTATAAACAATACAATTGTTGTTTTCGACAGGATACGCGAGAACTTCCTTAAGAATCCAAACGCTCCTATTGAAGAGACGTTTAATCGTGCTATCACCGAGACACTCAGCCGCAACATAAATACCAGCTTCCTGGTGTTGCTTGTCTGCGTGGCCCTGCTGGCCCTGGGCGGCGATACCATCCGCGATTTTATGGTAATACTGACGGTTGGCGTCATAGTCGGCACTTACAGTTCGATCGCCATAGCTACCGCATTGCTGATCGAGTGGGAAAAAGGCTCGCTGGGTCGTATCCTGGGGCGGCTGAATCCCCGGCGCGCGTTTGCCAGAAGCTAA